A DNA window from Romeriopsis navalis LEGE 11480 contains the following coding sequences:
- a CDS encoding Uma2 family endonuclease — protein sequence MSWTEYQQLIANRDQRSTPRLKYANGYLTLKMPTFEHGQLDAIVADLIVAILNQQLRDYVRTTPVTLQIPEQAGIEPDHCFWLNNWAAVSGNSRIDLATDPPPDIAVEVDVTNFTNIADYELFQVPEIWLIRGNVLAIFAFTSEGYAQTESSQFFPDIAIPNRYQQVMAAVAAGASPPRAIRSIL from the coding sequence ATGAGCTGGACAGAGTACCAGCAACTAATTGCGAATCGCGACCAGCGCAGCACTCCGCGTCTGAAGTATGCCAACGGATACCTGACCCTCAAGATGCCCACCTTCGAGCACGGCCAGTTAGATGCCATTGTTGCGGATTTAATTGTTGCCATTCTCAACCAACAACTGCGCGATTACGTTCGCACGACACCTGTCACCCTACAAATTCCCGAACAGGCAGGCATCGAACCCGACCATTGCTTTTGGCTCAACAACTGGGCCGCCGTGAGCGGCAACAGTCGCATTGACTTAGCCACTGATCCCCCACCCGATATTGCCGTTGAAGTCGATGTGACGAACTTCACGAATATCGCCGATTACGAACTTTTCCAGGTGCCTGAAATATGGCTAATTCGCGGGAACGTTCTCGCCATCTTTGCTTTCACGTCTGAAGGCTATGCTCAAACCGAGTCGAGTCAGTTTTTCCCGGATATTGCCATACCAAACCGCTATCAGCAGGTAATGGCTGCCGTTGCCGCCGGAGCTAGTCCGCCTCGGGCAATTCGATCGATTCTCTAA
- a CDS encoding NAD-binding protein, protein MADRPCCRTDFTPGFKLDLFWKDMNLVQQTGRKMGVPLMGSGGVVPLMDTLIAQGQGGRFSSGVGAV, encoded by the coding sequence TTGGCTGATCGTCCTTGCTGCAGAACTGATTTTACGCCGGGGTTTAAGCTGGATTTGTTTTGGAAGGATATGAATCTGGTGCAGCAGACGGGGCGGAAGATGGGCGTGCCACTGATGGGCAGTGGTGGCGTGGTGCCGCTGATGGATACGCTTATTGCTCAGGGGCAGGGGGGGAGATTTTCTAGCGGTGTTGGGGCTGTATAA
- a CDS encoding PQQ-dependent sugar dehydrogenase: MRTRSIATLTGLLLGMGALLGCAPAIPVPSERLSPKAEQLAAIAAVKPVPIVSGLKHPWGMAWLPDGQILITERPGRLRLVKNGKLDPKPIEGVTAVSTIAAQQLFATQQGGLLDVAIHPRFAKNRWVYFTYSHGTRNANRTRVARAKFDGKQLDQWQVIFEVAQTKRGGQHFGSRLTWLPDETLLVSIGDGGNPPVKLDGDLIRKQAQNRASHLGKVIRIKDDGSIPADNPFVSTKGAAPAVWSYGHRNIQGMTYDPLRQRVWATEHGSRGGDELNLVQSGKNYGWPVVSFSQEYTSNRAVAPATSAPNMLDPKRVWTPSIAPSGLAIYTGDRIPQWRGNLFAGALVARSIRRLELDAAGNVTAESQIPIGQRVRDVRQGPDGYLYVLTDANSGQLLRLEVDSPKSP; the protein is encoded by the coding sequence ATGCGAACTCGCTCCATTGCTACGCTTACTGGCTTACTTCTCGGTATGGGTGCGCTGCTAGGCTGTGCGCCCGCTATCCCCGTTCCCAGTGAACGCCTCAGCCCCAAGGCCGAGCAGCTAGCAGCGATCGCGGCAGTCAAACCCGTGCCGATCGTTAGTGGCCTCAAACATCCCTGGGGCATGGCCTGGTTACCCGATGGCCAAATCCTCATCACCGAGCGTCCGGGTCGCTTGCGTCTGGTCAAAAACGGTAAACTCGACCCCAAACCGATCGAAGGCGTCACCGCCGTTTCCACGATCGCCGCCCAACAACTCTTTGCCACCCAACAAGGCGGACTCCTCGATGTCGCCATCCATCCCCGCTTTGCCAAGAATCGCTGGGTCTATTTCACCTACTCCCACGGCACCCGCAACGCCAACCGCACCCGCGTCGCCCGCGCCAAATTTGACGGCAAGCAGCTCGATCAGTGGCAAGTGATCTTCGAGGTGGCCCAAACCAAACGCGGCGGTCAGCACTTTGGTTCGCGCCTGACTTGGCTACCCGACGAAACCCTCTTAGTTTCCATTGGCGACGGTGGCAATCCGCCCGTTAAGCTCGATGGCGATCTCATTCGCAAGCAAGCCCAAAACCGCGCCAGCCACCTGGGTAAAGTCATTCGCATCAAAGACGATGGCAGCATTCCTGCCGACAACCCCTTCGTCTCCACCAAGGGAGCCGCGCCCGCCGTCTGGAGCTACGGCCATCGCAACATCCAAGGCATGACCTACGATCCATTGCGCCAGCGAGTTTGGGCCACCGAACATGGCTCCCGTGGCGGCGACGAACTCAACTTAGTCCAATCCGGTAAAAACTACGGCTGGCCCGTGGTTTCCTTCAGCCAAGAATACACCAGCAATCGCGCCGTCGCCCCGGCCACAAGTGCGCCCAATATGCTTGATCCAAAGCGCGTTTGGACCCCTTCCATTGCCCCCTCGGGGTTAGCGATTTATACCGGCGATCGGATTCCCCAATGGCGCGGTAACTTATTTGCCGGTGCCCTCGTCGCCCGCAGCATTCGCCGGCTCGAACTCGATGCCGCCGGTAACGTCACCGCCGAATCGCAAATCCCGATCGGTCAGCGGGTGCGGGATGTCCGCCAAGGCCCTGATGGTTATCTTTATGTGCTTACTGACGCCAATTCGGGTCAGCTGTTGCGCCTTGAAGTGGACTCGCCGAAATCACCTTAG